TCGGCACAGTCATTCGAGCGATGCTATGTGCTGAAAGAATGCCCACATAATTCGTTGGCTTTGTCGAATTTCCGACGTCACGATTGCATATTTGGGCACCTCGGTGCCGGCGCGCTTTTTGTTTCTAAGCCGCAGTGCATCGAAATCTTTGATGACAGGTCACCGACTCATCTGCTCATGTCAGGGCTATGAAGTCGCACAGTAAGCTATATAGGAGGGCAAACTCGTAGAGCGAGCCGACAAGGTTTGTGATTAGCCAGCGCCCAGATGGGGGCAGTGATGATTCTACCTCCGGCTTTGGCAGATTCAGAAAGTGGCGGCGCGATTTTGGCAATGCACCGTTGTCTGATCAGTCAGTCCCGATTCGGCATCTCGCCGTCATACTCGAGCAATTGGCCGGTCAGCGCAACAGCTTGATGGAATCGTTCAGCCGGTGTATCGAAGTTTAGTGCCTTGCGCGGGCGTTCGTGGAGCCGCCTGGCAATGGCATTGAGCTTGGCTTGCGAATAGATCGAGAGATCGGTTCCTTTCGGAAGGTACTGTCTCAAGAGCTCGTTGGTGTTTTCGTTCGTGCCGCGCTGCCAGGGATTTTGAGGTTCGCAGAAATAGACCCTGATATCGGTCGCGACAGTGAAGCTCTTGTGGCCAGCCATCTCTGTGCCGCGATCCCACGTCAGCGATTTTGTAACAATTCCTGCTGTAGTTTGCCAGCGTGCTTGATCAGGGCGTTGACTACAGCCTCAGAGTCCTTGCTGGCAATCTTCACGAGCATCACGAACTTTGTCTGGCGTTCGACGAGTGTTGCAATCTGGCTGTTGGCGCTGCCGACAGCAGATCGCCTTCCCAGTGTCCAGGCATCGCGCGATCCTCTGCCGTATGGAAGGCCTGATTCAGGGTCGCATGTCATGACAACGCCACTTACCGCGATATCTTTGGCCATCGGTTGGACGAACACCTCGTCGGATGGCAATAGGGTGCCGTACGAAGAGAACACATCATCTATTGCTTGAATCAGTTGCTCATCGGTACGGACATTTAATACAGCGGTCTGCCATGCTGACGGGTGACCCGATCGATGACCGAAAAGCTGAGCCCGGGTGTGGCAAAAGTACTCAAACGGTTGGCGGAGGAAAGATGCTGCGCGACAAGGATTATCGGCCCACCTTCGATCGTCTTTTCGTAACCCTTCCCGGCCAGTCGGCTCGGCCAGTTCGAATGGCTGCAATGGCCGATCTTCTTCAGGTTGCGGTCATCAAAGGCGGCGTAATGGTAAGCGACCGAGAAACGGCGTCCTAGTTTTGTAGGGTGAGTCTTGGCAGGCTTGCGTCCGCAAACACTTTGCGGACGCAAACCATGATCACTGACGATATTGATGTTGACTGCTTTCCACTGCGAGTAGTGCGTGTCCGGCGCAATGGGAAACGCGATTACGAGCCGGTGGCCAAGCGGCGTTTGATTGAGCTGTGTCTTCGGCCTGGCGCATCGGTGGCAGGCATGGCGCTCAAGGCTCAAGTCAATGCCAATCAACTGCGCAAATGGATTCGGCTGCATCGGGAATCGAGGGCAGTGGAACACGGTTCGCTGGCGGCGTTCGTGCCGGTTGTTCAGGGAATCCGATCCCCTGAAGTCGAAGCTGTGGTCACTGCGCCGCGTCGCACGACGGCCGTGGCAGTTGAACCGCAACCTCAGCCGTCGCGATCAGTCGCGCTGCTGAGTGCGAAGTTGCCAAACGGCGTAGCGATTGAGCTCGCATGCGGTGAGCGTGACGGTGAACTCGTAAAGGCGATGATCGAAGCGTTGGGGGCGAGCTGATGTTCCGCTTCGACGAAGGGCTGAAGGTCTACCTGCACCGGGAAGCTGTGGATTTCCGCAAGAGTATCAATGGTCTGTCGGCGCTGGTCGAGCAGTCGCTGGGGCTCGATCCGTTCGCACAAGCGGTCTACGTGTTTCGCAATCGACGAGCCGATAGGATCAAGCTGCTTGGCTGGGACCGGAACGGATATTGGCTCTTTTTGAAACGACTTGAGGCAGACCGTTTTGCTTGGCCGCGTGGGGCGGCAGTGGCGACGCTCTCGGTCGAGCAACTTCACTGGCTGCTGGACGGCATCGACATCAGTGCCGTCCAGCGGCACCCGCCGCGACATTACCAACGGGCCGTGTGAACGCTGCATGACATCGACGGTCAAATCCGCCATGTCGTCAACGCCTGTCACGATTACCGCCGCGGAACTCCAGCTCTTGCGCAATGCCGCCAAGGAGCGCGATGCGCTCAAAGGCAAACTGCGCGTGGTGACGGTCGAGCGTGACCTGCTGCTCGAGAGGCTCAAGGCCTTCCAGCGCAAGCTGTTCGGCGCCACGAGCGAGGTTCGGGGATCGCAGCAGAAGGACCTGTTCCTCAATGAAGCCGAGACGCTGGCGCCAACGGCGGCGACACTTCCGGCACAGGAAGAAGAAGGTACGCCAGAGATTGAGGTGGCCGGTCACAAGCGCAAGAAGCGCGGCCGCAAGCCGTTGGACCCGGCGCTTCCCCGCGTGCCAATGCGCCACGAACTGCCGGAGTCAGAGCGGGATTACTGCAACTGCGGACGGATTTGTCCCAGCGAGCGCATGCGCACGATGTGGTAGGCGGCCATGCTCAGCACAAACATCTGATCGACTTTCTTCAGACCGCGCACCATCACCTGACGCATGCGCCCCACGGTCTTGACCCACCCGAAGCCCTGTTCGATCAGCTTGCGCTTTTGTTGCGAGACGGCATAACCGGCGCTGGAAGCAATGGCATCAGGAACGGCCGAGCGACGACCCGATGTGTTCTGCGCCACGTGGGGCGTCACCTTCATTTCCAGGCAGGCCTCAATGAACTCGTGCGCGTCATAGCCCTTGTCCGCGCCCACGGTGACTTCCACATTCAGGTCTTCAATCACCTGCCTGGCATCGTTAAGCATGACCTTTGCGGCCTCCCGCTCGGCGTGTCCGTCCGCCTTGGTCACCATGGCGCTAACCACCAGGCCATGGCGGTTGTCGCTCAGGGTATGACCCATGTAGCGCAGCTCACTGGATGTCTTGCCCTTGCGGTAGAGCTTGGCATCGGGATCGGTCTTGGATTCGTGTGTCTCGTTGCTGCGCTTGCGACCTTTGAAGTTGCCGCCGGCGTCATCGTCTTGGTCGTCGCCATCCTTGCGCACGAAGCTCTTGTGGCCTGCCCACGCCTGTATCAGCGTGCCGTCCACGCTGAAGTGCTCACCCGACAGCCAGTTCTTCTTCTGCGCGATGGCCAGCACCTCGTTGAAAAACTGGATCACCGCATCATGCTTGATCAGTCGCTCGCGGTTCTTGGTGAAGACCGTGGGCACCCAAACTGAGTCGTCCATCGACAGCCCGATGAACCAGCGAAACAGCAGGTTGTATTGCGTCTGCTCCATGAGCTGGCGCTCAGAGCGAATGCTGTAGAGCACCTGCAGCAGCATGGCCCGCAGCAACTTCTCCGGCGCGATACTGGGGCGGCCACCCTTGATATCGGCCTCGTACATCTGCGCGAACAGCCGGTCCATCTTCACCAGCGCCTGGTTGGCCATAGTCCGGATCGAGCGCAGCGGATGGGACTGCGGCACGAAATCCTCCAGCCTCCGCATAGTGAACAAGCTTTCCGTGAAGGTATCTGCGCCGCGCATGAATGTGGGATTGGATGGGATCCTCAAAGCAACGCTTCAGCCAGTCGTCGCGCTGACGTCCGCTGGAGGTATTTCAGCGGCCTGTTAAGCCTCTCGAGCAGCAGGTCACGCTCGACCGTCACCACGCGCAACTCGCCTTTGAGCGCATCGCGCTCCTTGGCGGCATTGCGCAAGAGCTGGAGTTCCGCAGCGGTAATCGTGACAGGCGTTGACGACATGACGGATTTGACCGTCGCTGTCATGCAGCGTTCACACGGCCCGTTGGTAATGTCGCGGTGGATGCCGCTGGATGGCACTGATGTCAATGCCGTCCAGCAGCCAGTGAAGTTGCTCGACCGAGAGAGGACCTGTCAGAAATTTTGTGTTTAGGGCATAACATGTCGCCAAGGAGCATGTATGCCACGCAAAACCAAGACCAGCCAGGCCGCCGACCGTGAGCTGCCGAGCATTCCCGAGGACCTGATCGCTCATTTCGTAAAAGGCCCGATGACCGCCGAGGCGGTGCAGGACGCCTCGATGGCGTTCAAGAAGGCCCTGATCGAGCGCGCCCTGGGGGCCGAGCTCGGCCATCATCTGGGCTACCCGGCTGGCGCCGAGCGCCCGGCCGGCACGGCCAACCAGCGCAATGGCAAGAGCGCCAAGACGGTTCTGACCGACGACGGGCCGCTGCGGTTAGACATCCCTCGCGATCGCGACGGCAGCTTTGATCCGATCCTGATTCCCAAGCACGAGCGGCGCTTCACCGGGTTCGACGACAAGATCATCGCCATGTATGCGCGCGGCATGACCTTGCGCGAGATCCAGGCGTTTCTGGCCGAACAGTACAGCACCGAGGTCTCGCCCGAGTTCATCAGTTCGGTGACCGATGCGGTCATGGACGAGGTGACCGCCTGGCAGGCCCGTCCGCTGGAGGTGATGTACCCGGTGGTGTTCTTCGACGCGCTGCGGGTCAAGATGCGCGAGGACGGCGTGGTGCGCAACAAGGCCGTCTACCTGGCCTTGGGCGTGCTGCCCGACGGCACGCGCGACATCCTGGGCCTGTGGATCGAGACTACCGAAGGCGCCAAGTTCTGGATGAAGGTGTTCAACGACCTGAAGACCCGGGGTACCCAAGACATCCTGATCGCGGTGACCGATGGCCTTAAGGGCATGGAACAGGCCCTGGCCGCGGTGTTCCCGAACACCACCCTGCAGACCTGCATCGTGCATCTGATCCGCAACAGCCTGGAGTACGCCAACTGGAAGGAGCGCCGCGCCGTGGCGGCGGCGCTCAAGCCCGTGTACACGGCCCCCACCGTCGAGGCCGCGCTGGCCGAGTTGGCGGCCTTCGAGAACGGGGAATGGGGTCGGCGGTATGCACCGATCGGCGCATCCTGGCGTCGCGCCTGGGATCAGGTGATCCCGTTCTTTACGTTCCCGCCGGCGATCCGCAAGATCATTTACACGACGGATGAAGTTGACAAGCGCGTGGTGTGCTTTCGCTCGTTTATGGCGTCCGTATTGGTGGCCACGGAGCGCGTACCGCACTTGCCTGCGGTCGCGCTTGCTTCCAGCGCGAGAACAGCCGTTGGTAAGCGTGCTCAGCTTGTTCGCCTGCCGCACGCTCCAGATCCCGGACGGACTTCAGATTGTAGGCGGCGGCAGACCCCTTGCGGCTACCGCGACGCGCAGGCATGCCTGCCTGCAGTTCCAGCTCACGGGTCTTGCGCGCAGTCAGCGCCGGGCGATCCCAGGCGAAGGCTTCGTTACGCGTGAGGACGTGCCACACGATGATCGCCACCTTGCGTGCCGTGGCAACAGCCGCGATCTGCTGACCGCGACGATCCCGGATACGAAGGAAGAAGGCTCGGACGGGGCCGGCCGTTTGGGCTGCGGCCCAGGCAGCGTCGACCAGCATGGCACGCGCATAGGAACGTCCGCGCTTGCTGATGTGTCCGTGCTTTGCTGGCTGCAAGCCGGATTGGTAGACCGAAGGATTGAGGCCAAAGTAGCTGACCAGTTTCTGCGGCGAACGAAAGCGAGCGATATCGCCAATGGCCGAGATCAACCCGATCGCAACGGTGGTGTTGATGCCGGTGATGGTCAGCAGCTTGCGCAGCCTGTCGTCCTGAATAGCGGATTGGGCCAGGACGCGCTCAACCTGCTGCAGATTCTCTGCCAGCCTGTCGAGCTCATGCAACCGCTGGTCAATCCCGATGCGCTCGTCCATGGGTAGCGGCTGAAGGCTCAGCCAGGCCCGCCCTTTCTTGCCAAACAGGTCTGTCGCAGGACACCGTGCGATGAGATGTGCGGCAAGGACAGCGTGAATCTCATTCTTGAGCCGCGTCCGCTGCCGCACGATCTGGGCGCGGCGCGACACCTGCCGTCGCATCGCTTGCGTGGCCTCGTCTGGAATCCACACCTCGGGCAGGAAGCCACTCGCATAGAGTTGCGCAAGGATCGCGGCATCGATCTTATCCGTCTTGACGCGCGCTTCTGCGATCAGGCGGACTTGCAACGGGTTGGCGACAATCACTTTGCCGACATGACCTGTCAGCACGTTCGCGATGGCGATCGTGTTGCCGGTCGCCTCGAGTACCACGTGGTCGTCGGGCTTTAGCTTGGCAGCAAAGTGTTCCAGCTCGTCGCGTCGCAGTCCGACGCGCCCGCCGGCGCGTAGCCGGCCATTCTCCAAATAGGCGATCTCGGCCACCGATCGCGATACATCCAGTCCTATCACTCGCATTGGCGTCTCCCATGGGAAACATCGCAAATGGGAGCCGGTGGGACAGCACGACAACTACGGATTCGCGCTCGCAGCGCAACCGGGCGGGTCGCAGGGGCGGCCAACTACTAACACGAGCTCGCAGCTCAACGTATATGAACGGCCTGCCCACCCGAAGTGCTCCCCGGTGCCCCTGTCCCGGATGGTCGAACCATACACCAAGTTACACGGTGAGGAGAGGAAGGGCACCGGTTCCTATCATGCCGGTTACCAACGCGATCGAGAGCATCAACGCGCAGCTGCGCAAGATCATCAAGACGCGCGGTCACTTCCCCAGCGACGAGGCGGCGACCAAGCTGCTGTGGCTGGCGCTGCGAAACATCACGGTGAAGTGGGGCAGTTCAACCCATGACTGGAAGGCTGCCATGAACCAGTTTGCGATCCTCTACGAGGAACGCTTCACCCACCCTTATCGTTAAGATATTGCTGGCTCACCGTTCCATCGACGGTGAGCCTTTACCTGCCCTGCACACAAAAAAACTGACAGGCCCCCGAGAGAGTCGCCACTGCCGCCCCACGCGGCCAGGCAAAACGGTCTGCCTCAAGTCGTTTCAAAAAAAGCCAATATCCGTTCCGGCCCCAGCCAAGCAGCTTGATCCGATCGGCTCGCCGATTGCGAAACACGTAGACCGCTTGTGCGAACGAATCGAGCCCCAGCGACTGCTCGACCAGCGCCGACAGACCATTGATACTCTTGCGGAAATCCACGGCTTCCCGGTGCAGGTAGACCTTCAGCCCTTCGTCGAAGCGGAACATCAGCTCGCCCCCAACGCTTCGATCATCGCCTTTACGAGTTCACCGTCACGCCCACCGCATGCGAGCTCAATCGCCACGCCGTTTGGCAACTTCGCACTCAGCAGCGCGACTGATCGCGACGGCTGAGGTTGCGGTTCAACTGCCACGGCCGTCGTGCGACTCGGCGCAGTGACCACAGCTTCGACTTCAGGGGATCGGATTCCCTGAACAACCGGCACGAACGCCGCCAGCGAACCGCGTTCCACTGCCTTCGATTCCCGATGCAGCCGAATCCATTTGCGCAGTTGATTGGCATTGACTTGAGCCTTGAGCGCCATGCCTGCCACCGATGCGCCAGGCCGAAGACACAGCTCAATCAAACGCCGTTTGGCCACCGGCTCGTAATCGCGTTTGCCATTGCGCCGGACACGCACTACTCGCAGTGGAAAGCAGTCAACATCAATATCGTCAGTGTTCATGGTTTGCGTTCGCAAAGTGTTTGCGGACGCAAGCCTGCCAAGACTCACCCTATAAAACTAGGACGCCGTTTCTCGGTCGCTTACATTCCATGGCACGGACGTTGCACATAGTCGATCCTGCGATGTACCTGCTCCCTTGCGAGCGTGAAGCATCCGCCAACGCCTAGGCGGTGTTGTCCGGAAACATACAGCGAATGTCGCGACGAGTAACCATAACTGCGGGCACCTCCGCTTCTGCCGCAATGCCTTGTGCGGCGAGGGAAAAATAAATGATTGCACGACTACATCACTGGATGATCGCTTTTAGTCTGCTAGCCGGTCTCGGCGGCTGTGGAGGGGGCGCTTCCGGCACAAATCATGAAACAGGCACTGCCCCAACCGTATCCGGAACCGTAGGAGGAGCTATTACTCCCATTCCACCGGCTACCCCACCGGCTACCCCACCGGCCGCACAACCGGGGACAGGAGGGAGGCCACCAGGAAAGGCGGTGCTGACGCCAGCAGTGCTCGTACCAACTGTCCGGTTTATAGAGCAGATGCCCGCTGAGCAGTTTGTCGGTCCGACCTACTCACCCGAAGGCGGGGAATATGACCTCGGCTCCGTCGTCGTGAGTACCGCTGACGTTTCACCGGCTGTTTTTCTCACTCGTATTCATGGCTGGATTCGCTATCCGGGTGCACCAGTGAACCCGTCCGGTACCGCGCCGACCTCCTATCCCGTGGTCATATTCCTCCATGGCATGCATAATCGGTCTGAGCCCAGCTTCGAAGGGTACGACTATCTGGCAAATGACCTTGTTGTGCATGGTTATGTCACGCTGTCAATAGATGCGAACGACATTAATGCGTTTTGCCCATCGACGGCGATTGGGTGTATTCACGGGGGAGCGGGCGATTATTCATCGCAGTCGCGAGGCCAACTGGTCCTTGCAACACTCGACCGTCTCAAGAAATTGAGTGATGGGGGTCAAACCACGACCGGTATACAGATCCCGAAGCAGTTGATTGGCAAGATTGATTTTAGCCGGATTGGCATCATGGGGCACTCCCGAGGTGGCCAGGGTATCAACGACGCCATCCAGCTTAATGATCGGCGCATTGGTGTCAGTCTGCAACAGCTACGCTCGGCCACCGCCGAACTGCAAAATGAAAAAGACAATTGGGCAGGTAATACCTGGTTTGCTGCGCCCGGCGCAGCCGTGACCACCGGCACAAAGGCGGCGTTCCTCACGACGCTCAACACCCTGATAGCCGAGCTAAGCGTGAACGGTCTATCTGATCAGGATCTGTCAACATTCCTCGACATGAATAACGTCATGCTTTCTCCTGAAGCGGGCGACTGGTCGAACACTCCACCGAAATATGTTTTCAAGGCCGCGCTCTCACTTGCGCCAACAGACAGCCAGTCCTACCGGAAGATCGCCAGCGTGCCCTTTGCCGCGATGGTGGGAACATGTGATGGAGACGTGAACAATTTGTCCGGAACACACGTGCTCGACAACAACCGCTTCAGCAGGGATCCTGCCGACTCGGCTCCGCGGTTCCAGATTGTGGTACGCGGGGCTAATCACAATTACTTCAATAGCCAATGGACAAAGGACGATTACAGCGGATTACAGGGAGATTACTGCTATGCAGACGCCACGCACGCGACCAGACTGGCTACAGCCGATCAGCAATCCATCGGGCTATTCGTGATCAACAGTTTCATGCGCAATTTCGTTGGGGGAGAAGCGGTGTTTGCTCCCTACTGGAATGGCACAGCCAGACTGCCAGCGGCGGCCTGTCCGGGGAGTCAGGCACCTTGTGATAACCGGGTGGTGCTGACGATTCAGATCAATGGAGTCAACGGACATAAAATGATTGCTCCATTCGACGAATATGGCCTGAACCAGCCCTACGACAGCACAATCTCGACCTTGCAGACGGGCGGTCCGCTGGACCTGATCGACGCATCCGCCTTTCGAGGTAACGTATACACTTGCGCGACGGATCTCACCCTGGGGGATGGAGCCATACCGACCTGTACACAGCCCTCGCCGACGGGGATATTCTTCAGGACAGGTCCTGAAGGCCCGCTTAGTACCTACGTAGGCGGGTTGCTGTCGATCGCCAATCAGGTTCAGTTCACACTGACCGGACCAAACATGACGCTGCCGGTTACGCTTAAGGAACCCGCGTACGGGCCAAGCGGCCAGCCGGTAACGGCAAACGCCCTGTCGACGGTTGGGTTTGACACATTAAGCTTCCGCATCGCAATGGTCCGACCCCAGCCCTCCGTTGAGGGAATGCTCGCGGCGCAGCAGGTGAGTGTCACACTCACCGATAGCAAGGGGCGCGACTCACCGGCGATACTGGTCAGTGACTTCTCCGACGCGCTGGACAGCAGCATGGGACTGTCGATTCCCCCCCAAAGCTCAATGCCCGAGTTGCTGAACATGGTGGCAATCCCACTCGACGCATTCGGGCCTGATCCCGCATCAAAAAGCACGTTCGATATCACTCAACTCAGCAAGCTGACCCTGAAGTTCGCCAATGCGCCCAATGATGGCACCGCGGTCTCCTTGACCGACCTCGAACTGCAGAATTTCGGACGCAACGTTCACTGAGTGTGTGCCGGCCTGAGCGCCTGCTCACGACTTTAGTTTCCGTTCGTCCAATTTTCCCAAGGTGGATTTTTATGCACCTCTGTCGCTAAGTGCACAAACGCGAATCGAGGGTGCTTGGCCGTTTAACAGGAAGCTGAATGCGCCACGACGCCAACCTATCAGCCCGGAGCGAAGGTTTCTGGCACGCGCGCAGCAGCATTCGCGGGCTGTGCGCGAGGCATCGGCGTGAGTCAGAAACGCGCTCATGCCCAAGCAGCCAGCAGTTTGCCGTGCGCCATCCACAGGTTTGACAGCGCGAACAAGGTTATGGGTTGCGCGGTGTTCTTCCTCAGCCCTCGATAGCGGACCTTGGTGTAGCCGAGCAGGCCTGTCGACAGGGATTCTCTGCTCTCTATCTGCGGGTGCCTCGACTGTTCGAGGAACTGCAGATCGCCCACGGCGACGGGAGCTTTACGCGCCGCCTGGCGCAACTCGCACGCATCGATGTTCTGGTGCTGGACGACTGGGGCCTACAGGAGCCTTCTGAAAGCGCTCGCGGCGATCTGCTGGAAGTTCTGGACGACCGCGTCGGTACCCGCTCGACCATCGTGACAAGCCAGCTCCCGATCGAGCATTGGCACCAGTGGTTGAATGATCCGACGCTGGCTGACGCCATCCTGGACCGGCTGGTCCACCAGGCGCACAAAGTGGCGCTCAAAGGCGAATCCATGCGCAAGCGCACGGCAACCGACGCCAAGAAACGGGTATCGTGATCACCTACGCTACAATCTCCTGACCGCGCAGTACCACCTTCCTTCCCTGATCACGTTCGCCGAAACCGCTGATCACCTTCACCGAAATCCGCAGTCCGAGCGGCGCGGATGCTCGGAAATGAGAGTGAACCGATACTGCCGAGCATTGGCTACGAAAAGAAGCAAGGAGACTGGATCCAGCGAATTTGTATTTACATTGCTGGAAGCGCTGTTCACCCATATCCGACAATGATGAGAATACTCGGATCGAACGCAGACCGGCGCTTCTCCGCTCAATCTGATTCTCCTACTCGGTCGGTGCGAGATGGAATCGCTTTAGGTGCGCAATAGTTGCTTGTGGAGCCGGGCTCCGTCCCTTTTGATTGGCTAACGCGGGAGCCCATTTCAGCGGATCAGGTAAGCACATGCGCGCGGAAGGAGTACCGTTGACTCCGAGAAGGATGAGAGTCTCCATCGCACCCATACGGCATCCCCTTATACGGAAGTAGGACCGTCTCCGCGGCGAGGCTTGGAGCTTGAAGTCCCGGGAATTTCGAGGTAAGGGGGTTGTTAACTTCGCCAGACTCGCGTTTACTCTCGGATTTTCGCGCAGCAATGAGCAACGAGTCGGGGGCATGGGTGGACGAGGAATTCGAGAGTCTGGATCTTGGTGATCCGGGGCGGGATCGGCGCGCCAAGGAGCTGCTCAAGCGGTTTGCGGCTCTGCCGACGGCGAGCATCCCCGGCGCATGCGATGACTGGTCGCAAACCATCGCGGCATATCGGTTTCTCGGCAATGAGCAGATCGATTGGCGGGACGTAATGCAGCCGCATTGGGAGCGCACTGCAGCGAGGGCCGCGCAGTTTCCGGTGGTGCTGTGCATCGCTGATACAACCGAATTGAACTTTAATGGCCAGGAGATCGACGGGCTGGGTCCGTTGACCTATGAAGCCCAGCGGGGCATGTTTTTGCATCCGACCTACGCGGTGACGCCTGACCGCGAGCCGCTGGGGGTGATCGATGCCTGGATGTGGGCTCGGGAGCCCAAGGACGCCGATGGCAACCGGGGCGGGATCAAGGAAAGCGTACGCTGGATTGAAGGATATGAACGGGTTGCGGAGCAAGCCGCGCTATTGCCGCAGACACGGCTGGTGTATGTGACAGACCGCGAGGGTGATATTGCCGAGTTGATGGCGCGCGCCCAGGAACTTGGCCAACCGGCCGACTGGTTGATCCGCAGCCAACACAACCGCAACCTGGCCGAGGGCGGCAAGTTGTGGGATAGCGTCGACGCCAGCCCGGTACTCGGGGAAATCACCTTTATCTTGCCAGGGCGAGCAGGCCAGAAGGCGCGCGAGGTCAAACAGGAACTACGCGCCCAGCGTATGAAGCTGCCGGGTCTGGTCGGAGCGGAGTTCACCTGTGTGGCGGCAAGGGAGATCGAAGCGCCCGCAGGCGTCAAGCCAGTGGTTTGGCGATTGGTGACGAACCGAGAAGCGCAGGACGCTGATGCGGTCAACGAACTTGTTGAATGGTATCGGGCAAGGTGGGAGATCGAGATGTTCTTCCATGTCCTGAAGACCGGCTGCAAGGTCGAGGCGCTACAGCTATCGCACATGGATCGTGTGGAGCGGGCCTTGGCGTTGTATATGGTGGTGGCATGGCGCATTGCCCGCCTGATGCGGTTGGGCAGAACCTGTCCGGATCTGGATGCGTCGCTGTTCTTCGATGCCGACGAGATTCGGGGGGCATACGTGCTCTCCAAGAAAGCTCGCCCGAAGACACCGGTCACACTCAATCAGATGATTCGGTTGGTTGCTTCCCTGGGCGGGTTCCTTGGGCGGAAGAACGATGGCGAGCCCGGCGCCAAGACGATCTGGATCGGCATGCAGCGAACC
The Cupriavidus taiwanensis LMG 19424 DNA segment above includes these coding regions:
- a CDS encoding IS4 family transposase gives rise to the protein MSNESGAWVDEEFESLDLGDPGRDRRAKELLKRFAALPTASIPGACDDWSQTIAAYRFLGNEQIDWRDVMQPHWERTAARAAQFPVVLCIADTTELNFNGQEIDGLGPLTYEAQRGMFLHPTYAVTPDREPLGVIDAWMWAREPKDADGNRGGIKESVRWIEGYERVAEQAALLPQTRLVYVTDREGDIAELMARAQELGQPADWLIRSQHNRNLAEGGKLWDSVDASPVLGEITFILPGRAGQKAREVKQELRAQRMKLPGLVGAEFTCVAAREIEAPAGVKPVVWRLVTNREAQDADAVNELVEWYRARWEIEMFFHVLKTGCKVEALQLSHMDRVERALALYMVVAWRIARLMRLGRTCPDLDASLFFDADEIRGAYVLSKKARPKTPVTLNQMIRLVASLGGFLGRKNDGEPGAKTIWIGMQRTMDAALTIQTLREES